From one Danio rerio strain Tuebingen ecotype United States chromosome 19, GRCz12tu, whole genome shotgun sequence genomic stretch:
- the LOC141379047 gene encoding uncharacterized protein: MCFLIPVVTNTRKTREVRCRRNPHNLRSIHVSTISQLSLSVGLWNCQSAVNKADFITSIATYSDYNLMALTETWLRPEDTATHATLSANFSFSHTPRQTGRGGGTGLLISKEWKFTLIPSLPTISSFEFHAVTIIHPFYINVVVIYRPPGKLGHFIDELDVLLSSFSNFATPLLVLGDFNIYVDKPQAADFQTLLASFDLKRAPTSATHKSGNQLDLIYTRHCFTDQTIVTPLQISDHFLLSLNIHITPEPPHTPTLVTFRRNLRSLSPNRLSTIVSDSLPPSRKLTALDSNSATNTLCSTLASCLDRLCPLASRPARASPPAPWLSDALREHRSKLRAAERIWRKTKNPAHLLTYQTLLSSFSAEVTSAKQTYYRLKINNATNPRLLFKTFSSLLYPPPPPASSTLTTDDFATFFCTKTAKISAQFAAPTTNTQDTTPTPHTLTSFSQLSESEVSKLVLSSHATTCPLDPIPSHLLQAISP; this comes from the coding sequence atgtgttttctaattcctgttgttactaacactcgcaaaacacgggaggtacgctgcaggcgtaatcctcacaaccttcgttcaatacatgtatctactatttcacaactctctctctccgtgggcctctggaactgtcaatcagctgttaacaaggctgattttattacctccatagctacatattctgactataatctcatggctctaactgagacctggttgaggccggaggacactgctacacatgctactctttctgctaatttctctttttcccacactcctcgtcagacagggagagggggtgggactggactactaatttccaaagaatggaaatttactctgataccgtccctgccaacaatcagctcctttgaattccatgcagtcaccattatccaccccttctacataaatgtggttgtcatctaccgcccaccaggtaaattaggtcacttcatagatgaactggatgttcttctctcatctttttctaattttgccactcccttattggtgctaggtgacttcaacatttacgttgacaaaccgcaagctgcagactttcagactttgcttgcctcttttgacctaaaaagagcacctacttctgctacccacaaatcaggtaatcagctagaccttatttacacacgacactgcttcactgatcaaacaatagtaactccactacaaatatctgatcatttccttctgtctctcaacatccacattactcctgagccgccacacactccaacactggttacctttcgcagaaacctacgatctctctcacccaatagactatccaccattgtttcagactctcttcctccatctcgcaaactcactgcacttgattcgaacagtgccactaatacactctgctccacactagcatcatgtctagaccgattatgtcctcttgcatccaggccagcccgtgccagtcctcctgcaccctggctctcggatgctctccgtgagcatcgctcaaaacttcgggctgctgagagaatttggcggaaaactaaaaatcctgcacatctcttaacataccaaactcttctgtcctctttctcagctgaggttacttctgcaaagcagacgtattaccgtctgaaaatcaacaatgccactaatcctcgcctactttttaaaacattttcctccctcctctatcctcctcctccacccgcatcctccacacttactactgatgactttgctacattcttctgcaccaaaactgcaaaaatcagtgctcaatttgctgcacctacaacaaacacgcaagatacaacaccaacaccacacacactcacctctttttctcagctctctgagtctgaggtgtccaaacttgtgctatctagccatgcaaccacctgtccactcgatcccattccctctcatctcttgcaagccatctctccatag